The sequence CCTGGACGGTCACCATCGACGCCGGGTCCGACGACGGCATCCGCCGCGACATGACCGTCCTCAACGGGGAGGGGCTGGTCGGCCGGGTCACCACCGTCGGCCCCGGCACCGCGACGGTCCTGCTCGCCAACGACCCCGACTTCACCGTGGGCACCCGGATGGAGAAGACCGACGAGCTCGGCTTCGCCACCGGCCAGGGCTCGCGCCCGCTGTCGGTGCAGTTCCTCAACGGCAAGGCCAAGGTGGAGCCCGGCGACCGGCTGGTCACCTTCGGCTCCAGCAAGGACAAGCCCTTCGTGCCTGGCGTCCCGGTCGGCGAGGTCGTCCGTGTCGACCCCTCCGGCGGTGCGCTGACCCGGACGGTCTACGTGAAGCCGTACGTCGGGTTCACCAAGCTCGACATCGTCGGCGTCGTCGTCCAGGCTCCCCGCGAGGACCCGCGCGACACGGTCCTGCCCAAGAAGCCGGCCAAGGCGAAGCCGAAGCCGACCCCCACGGTCACCGTCACGGTCCAGCCCAACGGCGACCTGGTCGACGGCTCCGGCAAGGTCGTCGGCAACATCAACGAGAAGCCGGGCGGCGGCGACGCGGCAGGCGACCAGCAGGGCAACGCCCGGCAACCCGACAACGCGGCCGACTACCAGGGGCAGGGCTGATCCCCATGCGCATCAACCGGACTCTGCTTTCCACCGCCCTGGTCGTCGTCGCCCTGGTCATCCAGGTCTCCGTCCTCGCGCGCCTCCAGCTCCCCGGCGCCGTCCCGGACCTGCTGCTCCTCACCGTCCTCGCACTCGCCTTCGTGTACGGGCCGGTCAGCGGCTCCCTCGTCGGCTTCGGCGCGGGCCTCCTCGCGGACCTCGCGCCGCCCGCCGACCACGCCGCGGGACGCTACGCCCTGGTGCTCTGCGTCATCGGCTACCTCGCGGGCCTGGTCCGGCCGGAGAACGGGCAGCTGAAGTCGGCCTTCGCCCCGATGGCCGCGGTCGTCGCCGCCGCGATCGGCTCGACGCTGCTGTACGCGGGCGTCGGCGCGCTCGTCGGCGACACCGCCGCCCGCCATGTGGGCCTGGGCAGCCTGCTGTTCACCGCGGCCGTCTACGACCTGCTGCTGGCGCCCTTCACGGTGCCGCTCATCATGGCGCTGGCCAGACGCACCGAGAACGACCCGCTCGCCGAGGCCTCCTCCGGGGGCAACGACGTCGCCGCCGGCTGGCTCGCCTCGGGCACCGGCCTGCGGATCGGCAACCAGCGCGGCGGCCTGCGGGCCAAGGCGGCCCGCAACCGGGCCGCCCGCGCGGGCAGGATCAAGGGGGTCAAGCGACTGTGAAGCCGTACGTGACCGAGGGGGCCGGGGGCACCGCGTGAGGCCGAATCTCCCGGGGGACCGACCCCGTACCCCCAGCCGGACCACCACCGGGGGCACCCAGTGAGCAACATTCCCGAGACCGGGCGGACCCAGCGGGTCCAGATCCGGCTCATCGTCATCCAGGTCCTCGTCTTCTCCCTGCTCCTCACCCTCGGCGGTCGCCTCTGGTACCTCCAGATCCGCAACGGCGACGAGTACACCGCCGAAGCCGCGGGCAACGGTGTGCAGCAGGTCGTCCAGCCCGCGGTGCGCGGCTCGATCCTCGACGCCCGCGGCGTACCGCTGGCCGACAACGAGACCCGCCTCGTCGTCTCCGCCAGCCGCACCGAGCTGCTGAAGATGAAGGACGACGGCGTCGGCGTCCTCACCCGCCTCGCCGAAGTCCTGGACATGAAGCCGAAGGACGTCCGGGACAAGGTCCGCCTCTGCGACTCCGAGACCCCCCAGCCCTGCTGGAACGGCTCGCCCTACCAGCCGATCCCGGTCACCGACGAGGCCACCACCCAGCAGGCCCTCCAGATCCGGGAGCGCGCCGAGGACTTCCCCGGCATCACCGCCGAGCCCACCGCCGTACGCCGCTACGCCGCCCCCGGCAAGGCGAGGACCTCGCAGGTGCTCGGCTATCTGTCGCCCGTCACCGACGAGGAGATCCAGAAGGCGCAGGACGGCCCGTCGCCCTACCTGCGTTCCGACCAGGTCGGCCGGTCCGGGATCGAGCGCACCTACGACAAGGAACTGCGCGGCAAGGCGGGCGTCACCCGCTACGAGGTCGACAACCTCGGCCGCGTCCTCGGCGAGGCGGAGAGCGACCCGGCCGTGGCCGGCTCCACCCTCGTCACCAGCCTCGACGCCCGCGTGCAGGCCGTCGCCGAGTACGAGCTCGCCCAGGCGATGAAGACCGTCCGGCAGGAGACCGACAAGATCACCGGCCGGAAGTACGAGGCCGACTCCGGCGCCGTCGTCGTCATGGAGTCCAAGACCGGCCGGGTCGTGGCGATGGCCTCCCAGCCCGACTACGACCCCAACGACTGGGTCGGCGGCATCTCCGGCAAGCAGTACGCCAAGCTCACCAGCAAGAAGTCCAACTACCCGCTGCTCAACCGGGCCATCCAGGGCCAGGCCCCGGCCGGCTCGATCTTCAAGGTGGTCTCGGCGAGCGCCGCCGTGCGCGGCGGACACCCCTTCAACGACCTGTACGAGTGCAGCAGCTCCTACAGCCTGGGCAACCAGACCTTCGCGAACTTCGAGTCCAAGGGCCACGGCCCCATCACCCTCGGCGACGCGCTGAAGTACTCCTGCAACACCGTCTTCTACCGCCTCGGGCACGAGGAGTGGGTCAAGGACGGCGGCATAAAGCCCAAGAAGGACGCCAAGAACTGGTTCTACACGACCGCCCGGGACTTCGGGCTCGGCTCCGTGACCGGCATCGACCTGCCCAACGAGGTCAAGGGCCGCATCCCGGACCGTCAGTGGAAGCAGGACTTCTGGGAGGCCAACAAGGACGCCTGGTGCAAGGAGGGCAAGAAGGGCGGCACCTACGTCCAGCAGATCGCGTACGAAAGCTGCCTCGAAGGCAACCAGCTCAAGGCCTACGACAGCATCAACTACTCGATCGGCCAGGGCGACGTGCTCGTCACGCCCATCCAGATGGCCACCGCCTACGCCGCCATCAGCAACGGCGGCACCCTCCACGAGCCCACCGTCGGCAAGGCCGTGATCAGCCCCGACGGCAAGACCGTCACGGAGATCACGCCCAAGGTCAGCGGGAAGCTCCCGGTCAACGCCCAGACCATCAAGGACCTCGACAAGGGTCTGCGGTCGGTGGTCGAGCCCGGCGGCACCGCCGCCTGGCGGTTCGGCGGCTGGCCGCAGGACAAGATCCCGATGCGCGCCAAGACCGGCACCGCCCAGGTGTACGGCAAGCAGACCACCGGCTGGTTCGCGACCTACACCGACGACTTCACGATCGTCATGACCATCTCCCAGGGCGGCACCGGCTCGGGTTCCTCCGGACCCGCCGTCCGCAAGATCTACGACGCGCTCTACGGCCTCGACGGCGAGGGCAACCAGAACCTGAAGCGGGCCCTGCTGCCCGAGCCGCAGAAGGCGCTGCCCAAGGTCCAGCCCGACGGCTCGATCCCCGCGCCGAAGATCAAGCCCTACGACCCCACTCCGGTCACGCCCGAGGAGCAGCCGGGAGGACAGGAACCCCAGTTGCCCCTGCCGCCCGGCGGCCAGCCCGGACTCACCGGATCACCCGCGTCCACGGGGAGGCAGCCGTAATGGCAGGTGGATTCTCCGTCTCCCGGTACGGCCCCGACGAGGGCCCCTGGGCCAAGCTGACGGCCCGCGACTCCCTCGCGCGGCGGCTGGACTGGCCGCTGCTCGGGGCCGCGCTGGCGCTCTCGTTCCTCGGCTCGCTGCTCGTGTGGTCCGCGACCCGCAACCGCGACCACCTCACCCAGGGCGACCCGTACTTCTTCCTCCTGCGGCACGCCCTCAACACCGGCATCGGCCTCGCCCTGATGATCGGCACGATCTGGCTCGGCCACCGCACCCTGCGCGGGGCCGTCCCGGTCCTCTACGGCATCTCGGTGCTGCTGGTCCTCGCGGTCCTCACCCCGC is a genomic window of Streptomyces sp. YPW6 containing:
- the mreC gene encoding rod shape-determining protein MreC is translated as MRDTRESRLLLVLLIAIAFALITVDIRGGEGSPVDGARQAAATVFGPVENGVAAAVDPVGNAIGAVRDSGNRHDRISTLEKENAALKAKLGSDDRTNSRVRQLDAILKNAGAGQYGIKGAEVIAIGAAQGFSWTVTIDAGSDDGIRRDMTVLNGEGLVGRVTTVGPGTATVLLANDPDFTVGTRMEKTDELGFATGQGSRPLSVQFLNGKAKVEPGDRLVTFGSSKDKPFVPGVPVGEVVRVDPSGGALTRTVYVKPYVGFTKLDIVGVVVQAPREDPRDTVLPKKPAKAKPKPTPTVTVTVQPNGDLVDGSGKVVGNINEKPGGGDAAGDQQGNARQPDNAADYQGQG
- the mreD gene encoding rod shape-determining protein MreD, translating into MRINRTLLSTALVVVALVIQVSVLARLQLPGAVPDLLLLTVLALAFVYGPVSGSLVGFGAGLLADLAPPADHAAGRYALVLCVIGYLAGLVRPENGQLKSAFAPMAAVVAAAIGSTLLYAGVGALVGDTAARHVGLGSLLFTAAVYDLLLAPFTVPLIMALARRTENDPLAEASSGGNDVAAGWLASGTGLRIGNQRGGLRAKAARNRAARAGRIKGVKRL
- the mrdA gene encoding penicillin-binding protein 2 gives rise to the protein MSNIPETGRTQRVQIRLIVIQVLVFSLLLTLGGRLWYLQIRNGDEYTAEAAGNGVQQVVQPAVRGSILDARGVPLADNETRLVVSASRTELLKMKDDGVGVLTRLAEVLDMKPKDVRDKVRLCDSETPQPCWNGSPYQPIPVTDEATTQQALQIRERAEDFPGITAEPTAVRRYAAPGKARTSQVLGYLSPVTDEEIQKAQDGPSPYLRSDQVGRSGIERTYDKELRGKAGVTRYEVDNLGRVLGEAESDPAVAGSTLVTSLDARVQAVAEYELAQAMKTVRQETDKITGRKYEADSGAVVVMESKTGRVVAMASQPDYDPNDWVGGISGKQYAKLTSKKSNYPLLNRAIQGQAPAGSIFKVVSASAAVRGGHPFNDLYECSSSYSLGNQTFANFESKGHGPITLGDALKYSCNTVFYRLGHEEWVKDGGIKPKKDAKNWFYTTARDFGLGSVTGIDLPNEVKGRIPDRQWKQDFWEANKDAWCKEGKKGGTYVQQIAYESCLEGNQLKAYDSINYSIGQGDVLVTPIQMATAYAAISNGGTLHEPTVGKAVISPDGKTVTEITPKVSGKLPVNAQTIKDLDKGLRSVVEPGGTAAWRFGGWPQDKIPMRAKTGTAQVYGKQTTGWFATYTDDFTIVMTISQGGTGSGSSGPAVRKIYDALYGLDGEGNQNLKRALLPEPQKALPKVQPDGSIPAPKIKPYDPTPVTPEEQPGGQEPQLPLPPGGQPGLTGSPASTGRQP